A genomic window from Triticum urartu cultivar G1812 chromosome 7, Tu2.1, whole genome shotgun sequence includes:
- the LOC125523092 gene encoding NAC domain-containing protein 35-like, which translates to MTRSRPTTTMGGSVPDHHHQQHDGEVDGGQLQHGGEHVETVMPGFRFHPTEEELIEFYLRRKVDGKRFNIDLIASVDLYRYDPWDLPALASIGDKEWFFYVPRDRKYRNGDRPNRVTPSGYWKATGADRMVKVVEGNRSIGLKKTLVFYVGKAPKGLRSSWIMNEYRLPHGETERYQKEISLCRVYKRPGIDDNFHLTGTTTRSSGSRAAATRHSTAAHRTSVATHRQQPPVFVEGGGHHSSSALKAYNAHTTQGTNAASAMTSLSAAGATPPAMFRSAASVASLSSTTSTEEDGTSLYHHHLKGHNNPAVMQLHSSTHATLLNTNSSAMATIPIDELSRAIGSYSQASNPNQPTAPLQGPLLNFPSLEKIWDWNPLLESPKVCTSFK; encoded by the exons TGGACGGCGGGCAGCTGCAGCACGGCGGCGAGCACGTGGAGACGGTGATGCCCGGGTTCCGTTTCCACCCGACGGAGGAGGAGCTGATCGAGTTCTACCTCCGTCGCAAGGTGGACGGCAAGCGCTTCAACATCGACCTCATCGCCTCCGTCGACCTCTACCGCTACGACCCATGGGATCTCCCCG CACTGGCGTCGATCGGGGACAAGGAGTGGTTCTTCTACGTGCCTCGGGACCGCAAGTACCGGAACGGCGACCGGCCGAACAGGGTGACGCCGTCGGGGTACTGGAAGGCCACGGGGGCGGACAGGATGGTGAAAGTCGTGGAGGGAAACCGCTCCATCGGCCTCAAGAAGACGCTCGTCTTCTACGTCGGCAAGGCACCCAAGGGCCTCCGCAGCAGCTGGATCATGAACGAGTACCGCCTGCCACACGGTGAAACCGAACGGTACCAAAAG GAAATTTCGCTCTGCCGGGTCTATAAACGCCCAGGGATTGACGACAACTTCCACCTCACCGGCACAACAACAAGGTCGTCTGGCTCCAGGGCGGCGGCAACCAGGCACAGTACAGCAGCGCACCGGACGTCAGTGGCAACTCACCGCCAGCAGCCGCCAGTGTTTGTCGAGGGCGGCGGTCACCACTCATCATCTGCTCTCAAGGCGTACAACGCGCACACGACCCAAGGAACAAATGCAGCCAGTGCCATGACATCACTGTCGGCGGCAGGGGCGACGCCGCCGGCGATGTTCCGGTCGGCGGCCTCTGTAGCCTCGCTGAGCTCCACGACCTCGACAGAGGAGGATGGCACGTCGCTCTACCACCACCACCTCAAAGGACACAACAACCCAGCAGTAATGCAACTGCATTCTTCCACGCACGCCACGCTGCTCAACACCAATTCCTCGGCAATGGCGACCATCCCGATCGACGAGCTGAGTCGGGCGATTGGGTCCTACAGCCAAGCTTCAAACCCTAACCAGCCCACGGCGCCACTGCAAGGCCCATTGCTTAACTTCCCTAGCTTGGAGAAGATCTGGGACTGGAACCCTCTCCTGGAATCTCCAAAGGTTTGCACAAGCTTCAAGTAA